One window of the Buchnera aphidicola (Shivaphis celti) genome contains the following:
- a CDS encoding valine--tRNA ligase, whose protein sequence is MENEYNPKNIEEKIYRTWKKNNYFKCNYTNHRKNFCIMMPPPNITGNLHMGHAFQQTIIDILIRYFRMQGHNTLWQMGLDHAGIATQILVMKKIEIEENKNINDIGKVNFIKKCLKWKKEISKKINYQIQRLGSSVDWNRTRFTLDKASRIGVKKVFIDLYNNKLIYRKKKLCNWDIKLQTVISDLEIEHKTIIGNMWYIKYAVVYNRKMNNKDQFIIVATTRPETLLGDTAIAVHPHDKRYKKFIGCYAIVPIINRKIPIIADRFVEINKGTGCVKITPAHDFNDYAIAVQHKLLMINIFTTTGLVSKHATVYDSQGDLIHLYNESIPKILQGKTRLLARKIIVNILKEKSMLYQVLKTETTVLYGDRSGEILEPMLTNQWYLRTKKLAKQAISVVNNQKINFIPVQYKNMYLSWMYNIQDWCISRQLLWGHRIPVWYDLTGKIYVGYNEYDIRKRHNINDNIPLKQDPDVLDTWFSSSLWTFLSLDWPKEKKLLKNFHPTSVLISGFDIIFFWIARMIMMTMYTIKDHHGNAQIPFKTVYITGLIKDEQGKKMSKSQGNVLDPLDIIDGISLDNLLKKRMSNNIKNNLEKKIYRNTKDNFPDGILGFGADALRFTFTSLSSHTRSINWDMNRLKGYRNFCNKIWNASKFILLNISKKQKKLKKNMFCIFDIWILVELNDFIKIYRDALDTYRFDLAANALHNFFWHKFCDWYIEFVKIFFKIGSLTEIEYIKCNLIYVFEILLRIAHPIIPFITEYIWIKIMKTMNVNAQTIMLQKFPNFNDNMGDNSLIVKTVYFIQKIILFIRKVRIELNMKYNDLLCFSISNITENYKKYILSYTHIIKKMSYLSEVKIFHSDYNIPENSFIQIVEKINFFIEIDKSLYLNFFLKKIDKEINLVEKKIQHLNDILKKKKFIQCAEEEIISKKRKELKILILHRKNLVKKKNKLSY, encoded by the coding sequence ATGGAAAATGAATATAATCCAAAAAATATTGAAGAAAAAATATATCGTACGTGGAAAAAAAATAATTATTTTAAATGTAATTATACAAATCATAGAAAAAATTTTTGTATTATGATGCCTCCTCCTAATATTACAGGTAATTTGCATATGGGTCATGCATTTCAACAAACAATTATTGATATTTTAATTCGGTATTTTCGTATGCAAGGCCATAATACATTATGGCAAATGGGATTAGATCATGCAGGAATTGCAACACAAATTCTTGTGATGAAAAAAATTGAAATTGAAGAAAATAAAAATATTAATGATATAGGAAAAGTTAATTTTATTAAAAAATGTTTAAAATGGAAAAAAGAAATTAGTAAAAAAATTAATTATCAAATTCAAAGATTAGGTAGTTCGGTAGATTGGAATAGAACAAGATTCACATTAGATAAAGCTTCAAGAATAGGAGTAAAAAAAGTTTTTATAGATTTGTATAATAATAAATTAATTTATCGTAAAAAAAAATTGTGTAATTGGGATATAAAACTACAAACTGTAATTTCTGATTTAGAAATAGAGCATAAAACTATTATAGGAAATATGTGGTATATTAAATATGCTGTTGTTTATAATAGAAAAATGAATAATAAAGATCAATTTATTATAGTAGCAACTACTAGGCCAGAAACTTTATTAGGAGATACCGCAATTGCAGTTCATCCACATGATAAAAGATATAAAAAATTTATTGGATGTTATGCAATCGTTCCTATTATAAATAGGAAAATTCCTATTATTGCTGATAGATTTGTTGAGATAAATAAAGGAACAGGTTGTGTAAAAATTACCCCTGCTCATGATTTTAATGATTATGCTATTGCTGTACAACATAAGTTGTTGATGATTAATATTTTTACTACTACGGGTTTAGTGAGCAAACATGCTACTGTTTATGATTCTCAAGGAGATTTAATACATTTATATAATGAAAGTATTCCTAAAATATTGCAAGGAAAAACTAGGTTATTGGCAAGAAAAATTATCGTAAATATTTTAAAAGAAAAAAGTATGTTATATCAAGTATTAAAAACAGAAACTACAGTATTATATGGAGATAGAAGTGGAGAAATTCTTGAACCAATGTTAACTAATCAATGGTATTTGCGTACAAAAAAACTTGCTAAACAAGCAATTTCTGTAGTAAATAATCAAAAAATTAATTTTATCCCAGTTCAATATAAAAATATGTATCTTTCTTGGATGTATAATATTCAAGATTGGTGTATTTCACGTCAATTATTGTGGGGACATCGAATACCTGTATGGTATGATTTAACAGGTAAAATATATGTTGGATATAATGAATATGATATTCGAAAAAGACATAATATTAATGATAATATACCACTAAAACAAGATCCGGATGTTTTAGATACATGGTTTTCTTCTAGTTTATGGACATTTTTATCTTTAGATTGGCCAAAAGAAAAAAAATTATTGAAAAATTTTCATCCTACTAGTGTTTTGATTAGTGGTTTTGATATTATTTTTTTTTGGATTGCTCGTATGATTATGATGACTATGTATACCATTAAGGATCATCATGGTAATGCACAGATTCCTTTTAAAACCGTTTATATTACAGGGTTAATTAAGGATGAACAAGGAAAAAAAATGTCCAAATCTCAAGGCAATGTTTTAGATCCATTGGATATTATTGATGGTATTAGTTTAGATAATTTATTAAAAAAAAGGATGAGTAATAATATTAAAAATAATCTAGAAAAAAAAATATATCGTAATACTAAGGATAATTTTCCTGATGGAATTTTAGGTTTTGGAGCAGATGCATTACGATTTACATTTACCTCATTATCTTCACATACTAGAAGTATTAATTGGGATATGAATCGTCTAAAAGGATATAGAAATTTTTGTAATAAAATTTGGAATGCTAGTAAATTTATTTTATTAAATATAAGTAAAAAACAAAAAAAATTAAAGAAAAATATGTTTTGCATTTTTGACATTTGGATTTTAGTTGAACTAAATGATTTTATTAAAATATACAGAGATGCATTGGATACATATCGATTTGATTTAGCTGCAAATGCATTGCATAATTTTTTTTGGCATAAATTTTGTGATTGGTACATAGAATTTGTTAAAATTTTTTTTAAAATAGGTAGTTTAACTGAAATTGAATATATTAAATGTAATTTAATATATGTTTTTGAAATCCTATTAAGAATAGCCCATCCTATTATTCCTTTTATTACTGAATATATCTGGATCAAAATAATGAAAACAATGAATGTTAATGCACAAACTATTATGTTACAAAAATTTCCTAATTTTAATGATAATATGGGTGATAATTCTCTAATAGTGAAAACTGTTTATTTCATTCAAAAAATAATTTTATTTATCAGAAAAGTAAGAATAGAACTAAATATGAAATATAATGATTTATTATGTTTTTCAATATCTAATATCACAGAAAACTATAAAAAATATATTTTGTCTTATACTCACATTATAAAAAAAATGAGTTACTTAAGTGAAGTAAAAATTTTTCATTCAGATTATAATATTCCAGAAAATTCTTTTATACAGATTGTTGAAAAAATTAACTTTTTTATTGAAATAGATAAATCATTGTATTTAAATTTTTTTTTAAAAAAAATAGATAAAGAAATTAATTTAGTTGAAAAAAAAATTCAACATTTAAATGATATATTAAAAAAAAAAAAATTT
- the truB gene encoding tRNA pseudouridine(55) synthase TruB: MHKKYIHGVLFLDKPSNITSNKILQKIKKIFCAKKAGYIGTLDPIATGILPICFGKATKLSEYLVNQKKVYHVIAKLGATTITYDAESIELEKKDVFFTYTQLHYILKKFTGKIKQYVPIYSAVKYKGKPLHKYARENIKTPKISKSVYIYNINCIKYNYQFIELKVSCSKGTYIRTLVHEIGNLLHCGAYVTFLRRTMISSYNVNCSVTMNQLNKLCNLYKKKELYNIFCNLLYSIKSILFKCPKIIVDDLQILYIKENFCFFPFIKTGIFRIIIKNDHNIFILGEINEISQLISYKILNF, from the coding sequence ATGCATAAAAAATATATACATGGAGTATTATTTTTAGATAAGCCGTCTAACATTACTTCAAATAAAATTTTACAAAAAATTAAAAAAATTTTTTGTGCTAAAAAAGCTGGTTATATTGGTACCCTAGATCCAATAGCAACAGGAATTTTACCTATTTGTTTTGGGAAAGCAACAAAATTATCAGAATACTTAGTAAATCAGAAAAAAGTATATCATGTAATTGCAAAATTGGGAGCAACTACTATAACTTATGATGCGGAAAGTATAGAATTAGAAAAAAAAGATGTATTTTTTACTTACACGCAATTGCATTATATTTTAAAAAAATTTACTGGTAAAATTAAGCAATATGTTCCGATATATTCTGCGGTAAAATATAAAGGAAAACCTTTACATAAATATGCAAGGGAAAATATCAAAACACCAAAAATTTCAAAAAGTGTTTATATTTACAATATAAATTGTATAAAATATAATTATCAATTCATTGAGTTAAAAGTATCTTGTTCTAAAGGAACATATATTCGTACATTAGTGCACGAAATAGGAAATTTATTGCATTGTGGTGCATATGTTACTTTCTTACGAAGAACCATGATATCATCATATAATGTTAATTGTTCTGTTACGATGAATCAATTAAATAAATTGTGTAATTTATATAAAAAAAAAGAATTATATAATATTTTTTGTAATTTATTATATTCTATAAAAAGTATATTATTTAAGTGTCCTAAAATTATTGTTGACGATTTACAAATATTATATATTAAAGAAAATTTTTGTTTTTTCCCATTTATCAAGACAGGAATTTTTAGAATTATTATAAAAAATGACCATAATATATTTATATTAGGGGAAATTAATGAAATAAGTCAATTAATTTCATATAAAATATTGAATTTTTAA
- the pnp gene encoding polyribonucleotide nucleotidyltransferase, with product MLNSIIRKFQYGKYTVTLETGMMARQATSSVMVTMDDTAVFVVVVGDQTTPINQKFFPLNINYQERTYAAGRIPGSFFRREGRPSENEVLIARLIDRPIRPLFPKGFFHEIQVTATVVSVNPQINPDIVAMIGASAALQLSGIPFMGPIGAARVGYINNQYILNPTTEEMKNTKLDLVVAGTKDAILMVEAEVNLLNEKDVLNAILFGHQQQKELIENICLFANDVKITPWKYVTINIEDHELFLYVLNLVEIDIIDAYKISKKVKRYEKLNTIKKNVIQNLLLNNISFIESEIENILYYIEKKIVRNKILNGENRIDGRKNHVIRDLDIRTGILPRVHGSSLFTRGETQSLVSVTLGTSRDAQNLDELLGDRIDNFLFHYNFPPYSIGEIGIVGSPKRREIGHGRLAKRSMLAVMPKLEKFPYTIRVVSEITESNGSSSMASVCGASLALMDAGIPIKSAVAGVAMGLVKEGEKYVILSDILGDEDHLGDMDFKISGTENGITALQMDMKISGITREILEDALYQAKKARLYILNFMKGFISTPRSKISEFAPRIHTIKINPTKIKDVIGKGGSVIRMLTEETGTTIEIQDDGTIKISATLERKAKNAIKRIQEITSDIKVGKIYTGKVIRITDFGAFVSIGIGKEGLVHISQIAMQRVEKVKDYLSIDQTVLVKVLDIDRQGRLRLSIKAANDI from the coding sequence TTGTTAAATTCTATTATTAGAAAATTTCAATACGGTAAATATACTGTTACTCTAGAAACTGGTATGATGGCAAGACAAGCAACTTCTTCTGTTATGGTTACAATGGACGATACTGCTGTTTTTGTTGTTGTTGTAGGAGACCAAACTACACCAATTAATCAAAAATTTTTCCCTTTAAATATAAATTATCAAGAACGTACATATGCTGCTGGTCGTATTCCTGGTAGTTTTTTTCGTAGAGAAGGGAGGCCAAGTGAAAATGAAGTATTAATTGCAAGATTAATTGATCGACCGATTCGTCCATTATTTCCAAAAGGATTTTTTCATGAAATACAAGTTACTGCAACGGTTGTTTCAGTAAATCCACAAATTAATCCAGATATTGTGGCTATGATTGGAGCATCAGCAGCATTGCAATTATCTGGAATTCCTTTTATGGGACCAATTGGAGCTGCTCGAGTAGGTTATATTAATAATCAGTATATTTTAAATCCTACTACTGAAGAAATGAAAAATACTAAATTAGATTTGGTAGTAGCAGGAACAAAAGATGCGATTTTGATGGTTGAGGCAGAAGTAAATTTATTAAATGAAAAAGATGTTTTAAATGCTATTTTATTTGGACATCAACAGCAAAAAGAATTGATTGAAAATATTTGTTTATTTGCTAATGATGTAAAAATTACACCATGGAAATATGTTACAATTAATATTGAAGATCATGAATTATTTTTATATGTATTAAATCTTGTTGAAATAGATATTATAGATGCATATAAAATTTCAAAAAAAGTAAAAAGATATGAAAAATTAAATACTATAAAAAAAAATGTTATACAAAATTTATTATTAAATAATATTTCCTTTATTGAATCTGAAATAGAAAATATTCTATATTATATAGAAAAAAAAATTGTGAGAAATAAAATATTAAATGGAGAGAATCGAATAGACGGCAGGAAAAACCATGTCATTCGTGATTTGGATATTAGAACTGGTATTTTACCCCGTGTACATGGATCTTCTTTATTTACTCGAGGAGAAACACAATCATTAGTTTCAGTAACACTTGGTACATCAAGAGATGCACAAAATTTAGATGAATTATTAGGAGATAGAATAGATAATTTTCTATTTCATTATAATTTTCCTCCATATTCTATTGGTGAAATTGGAATAGTCGGATCTCCAAAAAGAAGAGAAATTGGGCATGGTAGATTAGCAAAACGTAGTATGTTAGCTGTAATGCCAAAACTGGAAAAGTTTCCTTATACTATTAGAGTTGTTTCTGAAATTACTGAATCTAATGGTTCATCTTCTATGGCTTCTGTTTGCGGAGCTTCTTTAGCGTTAATGGATGCTGGAATACCAATTAAATCTGCTGTTGCAGGAGTTGCGATGGGTTTAGTGAAAGAGGGAGAAAAATATGTTATTTTATCGGATATTTTAGGAGATGAAGATCATTTAGGAGATATGGATTTTAAGATTTCGGGTACTGAAAATGGAATTACTGCACTGCAAATGGATATGAAAATATCAGGAATAACTCGTGAAATCTTAGAAGATGCATTATATCAAGCAAAAAAAGCTCGGTTATATATTTTAAATTTTATGAAAGGATTTATTAGTACTCCAAGAAGTAAAATATCTGAGTTTGCTCCTCGTATTCATACTATAAAAATCAATCCTACAAAGATAAAAGATGTTATTGGTAAAGGTGGTTCTGTAATTCGTATGTTAACTGAAGAGACAGGTACCACTATTGAAATTCAAGATGACGGTACAATTAAAATTTCTGCAACTCTTGAAAGAAAAGCAAAAAATGCCATTAAAAGAATTCAGGAAATTACTTCTGATATTAAAGTAGGAAAAATATATACTGGAAAAGTAATTCGTATTACAGATTTTGGCGCCTTTGTTTCTATTGGTATTGGAAAAGAAGGATTAGTGCATATTTCACAAATTGCGATGCAGAGAGTAGAAAAAGTAAAAGATTATCTTAGTATTGATCAAACAGTTTTAGTAAAAGTATTAGACATTGACCGTCAAGGACGATTACGACTAAGTATAAAAGCAGCAAATGATATTTAA
- the rpsO gene encoding 30S ribosomal protein S15: MKKNNQITILKYSTNKTNTGKTEVQIALLTDQINYLKKHFNLHKKDFSGKKGLLNMVSKRKKLLHYLKDSDLNRYIKIISQLSLRR, from the coding sequence ATGAAAAAAAATAATCAAATTACTATATTAAAATATAGTACAAATAAAACTAATACTGGAAAAACTGAGGTTCAAATTGCATTGTTAACTGATCAAATTAACTATTTAAAAAAACATTTTAATTTACATAAAAAGGATTTTTCCGGGAAAAAAGGTTTGTTAAATATGGTGTCTAAAAGAAAAAAATTATTACACTATTTAAAAGACAGTGATTTAAATCGATATATTAAAATCATATCACAATTATCATTACGTCGATAA
- a CDS encoding Rid family detoxifying hydrolase, with product MKKIINTKKSPLPIGPYQQGILIENTLFISGQIAINENNQIISDDIGIQTRKILENIKNIVQTSNLKINDIVKINIFTTCLDKINIINSIYEKFFISNQSIFPARTCIEVRKLPKNAKIEIDVIAIK from the coding sequence ATGAAAAAAATAATTAATACAAAAAAATCACCATTACCAATTGGACCATATCAACAAGGAATATTAATAGAAAACACTTTGTTTATTTCTGGTCAAATTGCAATAAATGAAAATAATCAGATTATATCTGATGATATTGGAATACAAACAAGAAAAATATTAGAAAATATTAAAAATATTGTACAAACATCGAACTTAAAAATCAATGACATCGTGAAAATTAATATATTTACAACATGTTTAGATAAAATAAATATCATAAATTCTATATACGAAAAATTTTTTATAAGTAATCAATCCATATTTCCAGCACGTACTTGTATTGAAGTAAGAAAGTTGCCAAAAAATGCAAAAATAGAGATTGATGTAATAGCAATAAAATAA
- the argF gene encoding ornithine carbamoyltransferase yields MKKLYKRNFLKISDFNKSEITKIIQFARILKKNKEKKKEVRYLKNKKIALIFEQESTRTRCAFEIAAFEQGAYTSYFAPNNLHLGYKESAHDTIKVMEKIYDGIAYRGIKHNNLKILSENSNIPIWNGLTEKYHPTQLLADILTMQECTPQKKISEIICTYVGDASNNIANTILELASILGFNLRLVAPKLYWPNKNTLNKYQIKYNKKILCTEDIEQGVKNTDFIYTDVWLSMGTNQKELEKRIKILRKYQVNYQMLELTKNLNIKVLHCLPALHDINTILGKNISEKYNMQNGIEITNDVFQDNKNIIFTQSNNKLHTIKSLMILTLKKNVNIPI; encoded by the coding sequence ATGAAAAAACTATACAAAAGAAATTTCTTAAAAATTTCTGATTTCAACAAATCAGAAATAACAAAAATTATTCAATTTGCACGTATTTTAAAAAAAAATAAAGAAAAAAAAAAAGAGGTCAGGTATTTAAAAAATAAAAAAATTGCTTTAATTTTTGAACAAGAATCTACCCGAACAAGATGTGCATTTGAAATTGCCGCTTTTGAACAAGGAGCATATACAAGTTACTTTGCTCCAAATAATTTACATTTAGGATATAAAGAATCTGCTCATGATACTATAAAAGTTATGGAAAAAATATATGATGGAATAGCATATCGGGGTATTAAACATAATAATCTAAAAATATTATCTGAAAATTCTAATATTCCTATATGGAATGGATTAACTGAAAAATACCATCCAACACAATTATTAGCTGATATCTTAACTATGCAAGAATGTACACCGCAAAAAAAAATATCAGAAATTATTTGTACATATGTAGGAGATGCTTCTAATAACATAGCAAACACAATATTAGAATTAGCCTCTATATTAGGATTTAATTTACGATTAGTTGCTCCAAAATTATATTGGCCAAATAAAAACACACTAAATAAATATCAAATTAAATATAATAAAAAAATATTATGTACTGAAGATATTGAACAAGGTGTGAAAAATACTGATTTTATATACACTGATGTTTGGCTATCAATGGGAACAAATCAAAAAGAATTAGAAAAAAGGATAAAAATATTAAGAAAATATCAAGTCAATTATCAAATGTTAGAGTTAACAAAAAATTTAAATATTAAAGTATTACATTGTTTGCCTGCATTACATGATATAAATACTATTTTAGGAAAAAATATTTCTGAAAAATATAATATGCAAAATGGGATAGAAATTACCAATGATGTATTTCAGGACAATAAAAATATTATTTTCACACAATCAAATAATAAATTACATACAATAAAATCACTAATGATATTAACATTAAAAAAAAATGTTAATATTCCTATATAA
- the rbfA gene encoding 30S ribosome-binding factor RbfA, which produces MKYLKKNNASQYNRIMRIEQFFKKEIANILYNNLNDPRINFMITISEVKILKDLSCAKVFITYFNVSKSKNNCVTNMKSIKNILKILKKASGYIRSVLCHKINIRKIPYLKFYYDNSIIEGIKIDNLLNKIN; this is translated from the coding sequence ATGAAATATTTAAAAAAAAACAATGCAAGTCAATATAATCGTATAATGCGTATAGAGCAATTTTTTAAAAAAGAAATTGCAAATATTCTTTACAATAATTTAAATGATCCTAGAATTAATTTTATGATTACAATATCTGAAGTGAAAATTTTAAAAGATTTATCTTGCGCAAAAGTATTTATTACTTATTTCAATGTATCTAAAAGCAAAAATAATTGTGTTACTAATATGAAAAGTATAAAAAATATTTTGAAAATTTTAAAAAAAGCTTCAGGTTATATTCGGAGTGTTTTATGTCATAAAATAAATATCAGGAAAATTCCATATTTGAAGTTTTATTATGATAATTCTATTATTGAAGGAATAAAAATTGATAATTTATTAAATAAAATTAATTAA
- a CDS encoding DEAD/DEAH box helicase translates to MIQVENSFLNFGLNKLLIKALHEMKYVKPSPIQKICIPYLLSGKDVLGMAQTGSGKTAAFALPLLHNINFNLKFPQVLVLTPTRELAIQVAKSFSEFSKYITCIKVLAVYGGQSYDIQLKVLKKGPQIIVGTPGRLLDHLKKGTLNLSYLKSLVLDEADEMLRMGFIEDVENIFSKIPRKHQTALFSATMSYVIKKISQKFMITPKEVKIQSNMITTPKIQQNYWIVCCKKTDGLVRFLEYEKFSATIIFVRTKSATLEVSEALEKYGYNSAALNGDMNQNIREKTLERLKNGKLDILIATDVAARGLDVDRISLVINYDIPMDAESYIHRIGRTGRAGRPGKALLFVEYRERRLLRNIEHFTRQSILRVELPDDHLLSKCRIARFSQKLLNYLNSHDLDKYKNLLKVFNPDEQYDITTLAAALLKIAQGERKLIVHSVGNTNSKNLLKSRKFKKVSHFKFKKNKFNMNVYRISLGKTDGVEVKHIVGAIANEGNINSYDIGNVKIFSSFSTVELSKNLNKDIVKTFFYTRIFNKPMNIKLFNYSKSVKKMKK, encoded by the coding sequence ATGATTCAAGTTGAAAATTCATTTTTGAATTTTGGTTTAAATAAATTATTAATTAAAGCATTACATGAAATGAAGTATGTAAAGCCTTCCCCAATACAGAAAATATGTATTCCTTATTTGTTATCGGGAAAAGATGTGTTAGGAATGGCGCAAACTGGAAGTGGAAAAACTGCTGCATTTGCATTACCTTTATTACATAATATTAATTTTAATTTGAAATTTCCTCAAGTTTTAGTTTTAACACCAACAAGAGAATTAGCAATTCAGGTTGCAAAATCTTTTTCTGAATTTTCGAAGTACATCACTTGTATTAAAGTTTTAGCTGTATATGGTGGTCAGAGTTATGACATTCAGTTAAAAGTATTAAAAAAAGGTCCACAAATTATTGTTGGTACACCAGGAAGATTATTAGATCATTTAAAAAAAGGTACGCTAAACTTATCTTATTTAAAATCTTTAGTTTTAGATGAAGCAGATGAAATGTTAAGGATGGGTTTTATAGAAGATGTAGAAAATATTTTTTCTAAAATTCCAAGAAAACACCAAACTGCATTATTTTCTGCAACTATGTCATATGTTATTAAAAAAATTTCTCAAAAATTTATGATAACTCCTAAAGAAGTAAAAATTCAATCTAATATGATTACTACTCCAAAAATTCAACAAAATTATTGGATTGTTTGTTGTAAAAAAACTGATGGATTAGTGCGTTTTTTAGAATATGAAAAATTTTCTGCTACAATTATTTTTGTTCGTACAAAAAGCGCAACTTTAGAGGTATCGGAAGCATTAGAAAAATATGGTTATAATAGTGCAGCTTTGAATGGAGATATGAATCAAAATATTAGAGAAAAAACTTTAGAACGTTTAAAAAATGGAAAATTGGATATTTTGATTGCAACAGATGTTGCAGCAAGAGGATTAGATGTTGATCGTATAAGTTTAGTAATTAATTATGATATTCCAATGGATGCAGAATCATATATTCATAGAATTGGTCGTACTGGAAGAGCAGGTCGTCCGGGTAAAGCATTATTATTTGTTGAATATCGTGAACGAAGATTATTAAGAAATATTGAACATTTTACACGACAATCAATTCTTAGAGTAGAATTACCTGATGATCATTTATTAAGTAAATGTAGAATAGCAAGATTTTCTCAAAAATTATTAAATTATTTAAATAGTCATGATCTTGACAAATATAAAAATTTGTTAAAAGTATTTAATCCAGATGAACAATATGATATTACTACATTAGCTGCTGCTTTATTAAAAATCGCTCAAGGAGAAAGAAAATTAATTGTTCATAGTGTGGGTAATACAAATAGTAAAAATTTATTAAAAAGTAGAAAGTTTAAAAAAGTTAGTCATTTTAAATTCAAAAAAAATAAATTCAATATGAATGTGTATCGAATTTCTTTAGGAAAGACAGATGGAGTAGAAGTCAAACATATAGTTGGAGCTATTGCTAATGAAGGCAATATTAACAGTTACGATATTGGAAATGTAAAAATTTTTTCTTCATTTTCTACGGTAGAGTTGTCAAAAAATCTTAATAAAGATATTGTTAAAACTTTTTTTTATACAAGAATTTTTAATAAACCAATGAATATAAAATTATTTAATTATTCTAAAAGTGTAAAAAAAATGAAAAAATGA